From Thermus tengchongensis, one genomic window encodes:
- a CDS encoding response regulator transcription factor gives MEPPLILIVEDEKDIARFIELELQAEGYRTEVAHDGITGLSRFREVNPNLVILDLMLPVMDGIEVAKRIRKTSNVPILILTAKDRIEDKVEGLDAGADDYLVKPFSIEELLARVRAHLRRVSPAITGEIRVADLIINLEGREVFRSGRRIELSNKEFELLELLAKNPGKVFSRYEIEEKVWPGYQGGSNVVDVYIGYLRKKLEAAGERRLIHTVRGVGYVLRED, from the coding sequence ATGGAACCCCCCCTGATCCTGATCGTGGAGGACGAGAAGGACATCGCCCGCTTCATCGAGCTGGAACTGCAGGCGGAGGGCTACCGCACCGAGGTGGCCCACGACGGCATCACCGGGCTTTCCCGCTTCCGGGAGGTGAACCCCAACCTGGTGATCCTGGACCTGATGCTCCCCGTCATGGACGGGATCGAGGTGGCGAAGCGCATCCGCAAGACCTCCAACGTGCCCATCCTGATCCTCACCGCCAAGGACCGCATCGAGGACAAGGTGGAGGGCCTGGACGCGGGGGCGGACGACTACCTGGTGAAGCCCTTCTCCATAGAGGAGCTCCTGGCCCGGGTGCGGGCCCACCTGCGCCGGGTGAGCCCGGCCATCACCGGGGAGATCCGGGTGGCGGACCTCATCATCAACCTCGAGGGCCGGGAGGTCTTCCGCTCTGGGCGGCGCATCGAGCTTTCCAACAAGGAGTTTGAGCTCCTGGAGCTCCTGGCCAAGAACCCGGGCAAGGTCTTCAGCCGCTACGAGATCGAGGAGAAGGTCTGGCCCGGCTACCAGGGCGGGAGCAACGTGGTGGACGTGTACATCGGCTACCTGCGCAAGAAGCTGGAGGCCGCGGGGGAAAGGCGCCTCATCCACACGGTGCGGGGGGTGGGCTACGTGCTCCGGGAGGACTAA
- a CDS encoding MFS transporter codes for MFSSSHPLGIPAFRRLFLSRLLTNLSLGFTEVPLLWWVLERTGSPAAPAQLALVASLGLVLAAPLGGLLADRGSKRQQILLSQGADVLLQLLLVLAVLRALPLPGVYLLVGLSALVTGLRLPALAALQPLLVPREAYQQANAAVSLGIAFSVMASFALAGAATGFLGVAGALLLGAALLVLGLLPALGLPDPRAGGREAGKREGGVREGLGTLLGDRPLAFLVLAAFLINLVLAPVGPLMAPLAQVLGAGPEGYGLLGGSLFLGQLGGMVYLNLRPVAPRVFPLAALALGLGVGGLGLVESLPWALASLGLAGGAAAFLNVLALTLLQGRVEPGRLGRVSGLAQALTLGAQPLGLALASPLLARLDLGEVFLLAGGLVGLLALGWLWVWKEVHP; via the coding sequence TTGTTCTCCTCTAGCCACCCTTTGGGGATTCCCGCCTTCCGGCGGCTTTTCCTCTCCCGCCTCCTCACCAACCTGAGCCTCGGCTTCACCGAGGTGCCCCTCCTCTGGTGGGTCCTGGAGCGCACCGGTTCCCCCGCGGCCCCGGCCCAGCTGGCCCTGGTGGCCTCCTTGGGCCTGGTCCTGGCGGCCCCCTTGGGGGGGCTTCTGGCCGACCGGGGGAGCAAAAGGCAGCAGATCCTCCTCTCCCAAGGGGCGGACGTCCTCCTCCAGCTCCTCCTGGTCCTGGCGGTTCTCCGCGCCCTTCCCCTCCCCGGGGTCTACCTCCTGGTGGGGCTTTCCGCCCTGGTCACCGGGCTGCGCCTCCCGGCCCTGGCCGCCCTGCAGCCCCTTCTGGTACCCCGGGAGGCCTACCAGCAAGCCAACGCCGCGGTGAGCCTGGGGATCGCCTTCAGCGTGATGGCCTCCTTCGCCCTCGCGGGGGCGGCCACAGGGTTTTTGGGGGTGGCGGGAGCCCTCCTGCTGGGGGCGGCCCTCCTGGTCCTGGGCCTCCTCCCCGCCCTGGGGCTGCCCGACCCCCGGGCGGGGGGCCGGGAGGCGGGGAAGCGGGAGGGAGGGGTCCGGGAGGGCCTGGGGACCCTCCTCGGGGACCGCCCCCTCGCTTTTTTGGTGCTGGCGGCTTTCCTCATCAACCTGGTCCTGGCCCCCGTGGGCCCCCTCATGGCCCCCCTGGCCCAGGTCCTGGGGGCGGGGCCTGAGGGGTACGGGCTCCTCGGGGGCTCCCTCTTCCTGGGACAGCTCGGGGGCATGGTCTACCTCAACCTGCGCCCCGTGGCCCCCAGGGTCTTCCCCCTGGCCGCCCTGGCCCTGGGCCTGGGGGTGGGGGGGCTGGGCCTGGTGGAAAGCCTGCCCTGGGCCTTGGCCTCCTTGGGGCTTGCCGGGGGAGCGGCGGCCTTCCTGAACGTCCTGGCCCTGACCCTCCTCCAGGGGCGGGTGGAGCCTGGCAGGCTGGGCCGGGTTTCCGGCCTGGCCCAGGCCCTCACCCTGGGAGCCCAGCCCCTGGGCCTGGCCCTGGCCTCCCCCCTGCTGGCCCGGCTGGACCTGGGGGAGGTCTTCCTGCTGGCGGGGGGGCTGGTGGGGCTTCTGGCCTTGGGGTGGCTTTGGGTGTGGAAGGAGGTGCACCCATGA
- a CDS encoding AAA family ATPase — translation MAETPLQALSRLREALQEVLFGQEEAIEALLATLLARGHALLEGVPGLGKTLLAESFAKGSGLSYKRIQFTPDLLPQDLTGSEVFREGRFEFVRGPLFAQVVLADEINRAPPKVQSALLEAMQERAVTAGGVRYPLPEPFFVVATQNPLELEGTYPLPEAQLDRFTAKIPFRPPRREVWLRILTEEPRIPEPLGVDFPKAQEEVRGVRVAREALEAITHVAFLSGEDGRLRMGLSPRGAKAWLALARALAYLRAKPLVDWKELRDAAFLALPHRLFLTEEALYEGESAEGILKQLLRKGGIP, via the coding sequence ATGGCAGAAACCCCCCTTCAAGCGCTTTCCCGGCTCCGGGAGGCCCTGCAGGAGGTCCTCTTCGGCCAGGAGGAGGCCATAGAGGCCCTTCTGGCCACCCTGCTGGCCCGGGGGCACGCCCTTTTGGAAGGCGTTCCGGGCTTGGGAAAGACCCTCCTGGCGGAAAGCTTCGCCAAGGGAAGCGGCCTGAGCTACAAGCGCATCCAGTTCACCCCCGACCTCCTGCCCCAGGACCTCACGGGAAGCGAGGTGTTCCGGGAGGGGCGGTTTGAGTTCGTGAGAGGCCCCCTCTTCGCCCAGGTGGTCCTGGCGGATGAGATCAACCGGGCCCCGCCCAAGGTGCAGTCGGCCCTCCTCGAGGCCATGCAGGAACGGGCGGTGACCGCAGGAGGGGTGCGCTACCCCCTGCCTGAGCCCTTCTTCGTGGTGGCCACGCAAAACCCTTTAGAGCTTGAGGGCACCTACCCTCTGCCTGAGGCCCAGCTGGACCGCTTCACCGCCAAAATCCCCTTCCGCCCCCCCAGGCGGGAGGTGTGGCTCAGGATCCTCACGGAGGAACCCCGGATTCCCGAACCCTTGGGGGTGGACTTCCCCAAGGCCCAGGAGGAAGTGCGGGGGGTCAGGGTGGCCAGGGAGGCCCTCGAGGCCATCACCCACGTGGCCTTCCTGAGCGGGGAGGATGGCCGCCTGCGCATGGGCCTCTCCCCCCGGGGGGCCAAGGCCTGGCTGGCCCTGGCCCGGGCCCTGGCCTACCTCAGGGCCAAACCCCTGGTGGACTGGAAGGAGCTTAGGGACGCGGCCTTCCTGGCCCTTCCCCACCGGCTTTTCCTCACGGAGGAGGCCCTTTACGAGGGGGAAAGCGCCGAGGGAATCCTGAAGCAGCTTCTCAGGAAGGGGGGCATCCCCTAG
- a CDS encoding Mov34/MPN/PAD-1 family protein: MLYVPRRLLEATRAHLAREAPKEGVGLWAGRREVERVIPLPNAHPEPLTGYLAEPLALLKALKALEREGLALLAIYHSHPRGPAFPSPTDIREARWRVPYVIFGIDGVRAFLLPDGREVQLVIEMSTEES; this comes from the coding sequence GTGCTCTACGTCCCGAGAAGGCTTCTGGAGGCGACCCGGGCCCACTTGGCCCGGGAGGCGCCCAAGGAGGGGGTGGGGCTTTGGGCGGGGAGGCGGGAGGTGGAGCGGGTTATCCCCCTGCCCAACGCCCACCCTGAGCCCCTTACCGGCTACCTGGCGGAGCCCTTGGCCCTCCTCAAGGCCTTGAAGGCGCTGGAGAGGGAGGGGCTTGCCCTCCTCGCCATCTACCACTCCCACCCCCGGGGCCCCGCCTTCCCCAGCCCCACGGACATCCGGGAAGCCCGCTGGCGGGTGCCCTACGTCATCTTCGGCATCGATGGGGTACGGGCTTTTCTACTCCCCGACGGACGTGAAGTTCAGCTTGTTATTGAGATGTCTACTGAAGAAAGTTGA
- a CDS encoding DUF2089 domain-containing protein, with product MPVRCPACEGPLGVKVLFCPSCGTEVHGQFALNEFALLSKEHLDFLRLFVRARGNLKEVERILGVSYPTVRARLDALLKALGYEAEEERGEERLEVLEALRRGEITVEEAVARLKGERS from the coding sequence ATGCCCGTGCGCTGCCCGGCCTGCGAAGGCCCTTTGGGGGTGAAGGTCCTCTTCTGCCCCAGTTGCGGCACCGAGGTGCACGGCCAGTTCGCCCTGAACGAGTTCGCCCTGTTGTCCAAGGAGCACCTGGACTTCCTCAGGCTCTTCGTGCGGGCTCGGGGGAACCTGAAGGAGGTGGAGCGGATTCTGGGGGTTTCCTACCCCACGGTCCGGGCCCGGCTGGACGCTCTCCTCAAGGCCCTGGGCTACGAGGCGGAGGAGGAGAGGGGCGAGGAGCGCCTCGAGGTGCTGGAGGCCCTGCGGCGGGGGGAGATCACCGTGGAGGAGGCGGTGGCGCGGCTGAAGGGAGAGCGAAGCTGA
- a CDS encoding flavin reductase family protein, with amino-acid sequence MDLEAKKKVLRSFTYGLYILTARDGEEYAAGTVNWVTQASFTPPLIVLGVKQDSRLHELIGRTGRLALMTLAQDQKQIAQDFFKPTVREGSTLNGHPFEPSPTFGFPLLTELPYWLEAEVRHIFEGGDHSVVVAEVVEAGVRFEAKPLVMWDTGWFYGG; translated from the coding sequence ATGGACCTCGAGGCCAAGAAGAAAGTCCTCCGGAGCTTCACCTACGGCCTGTACATCCTGACCGCCAGGGACGGCGAGGAGTACGCCGCGGGCACGGTGAACTGGGTAACCCAAGCCTCCTTTACCCCGCCCCTCATCGTCCTGGGGGTGAAGCAGGATAGCCGCCTGCACGAGCTCATCGGGCGCACGGGAAGGCTCGCCCTCATGACCCTGGCCCAGGACCAGAAGCAGATCGCCCAGGACTTCTTCAAACCCACGGTGCGGGAGGGAAGCACCCTGAACGGCCATCCCTTTGAGCCCTCCCCCACCTTCGGCTTCCCCCTACTCACCGAGCTTCCCTACTGGCTGGAGGCCGAGGTGCGCCACATCTTTGAGGGCGGGGATCACAGCGTGGTGGTGGCGGAGGTGGTGGAGGCGGGGGTGCGCTTTGAGGCCAAGCCCCTGGTCATGTGGGATACGGGTTGGTTCTACGGGGGTTAA
- the ppsA gene encoding phosphoenolpyruvate synthase: MRWIRFFHEVGLEDVPLVGGKNASLGEMIRELSPLGVKVPGGFATTSEAYWYFLTANGLKEAIVQELKDLDPDDPILLARASRRLRNLILKGEYPEDLEEEIRQAYQTLSQEAGEEALPVAVRSSATAEDLPTASFAGQQESYLYVQGEEELLLHVKRAMASLFTARAISYRAHMGFDHLKVALSVGVQRMVRADTASSGVIFTLDPDTGHPGFVYITAIWGLGENIVQGRVGPDAYYVHKETLKAGYRALVHKKLGPKELTLAFDPREGRLKNRPTPPYLRNQFALSDEEVLLLADWSLKIEEHYSQKRGAPTPMDIEWAKDGPTGELFILQARPETVHSQKAPLLRVYRLQERGEVLAEGLAVGEAIATGRARVLKDPKEMERFGEGEVLVTETTNPDWEPIMKKAAAIVTERGGRTSHAAIVARELGVPAVVGAVGATRLIPEGEEVTVSCAEGEVGRVYRGALAFEVEEVRPETLPRTRTRILVNVGTPEEALRVSLLPTDGVGLLRMEFVFASHVRIHPLALTRFETLPEKVRRQVEELTEAYPDKRAYFVDTLAQGIGLIAAAFYPRPVLLRFSDFKTNEYARLVGGHLFEPKEENPMLGWRGASRYYHPDYKEGFLLEVAAVKKVREEMGLKNLMVMVPFCRTPEEGARVLEVMAEGGLRRGEDGLEVYVMAEIPSNVLEAEAFAELFDGFSIGSNDLTQLALGLDRDSERVAALFDERRETVKALCALLIEKAHAKGKKVGICGQAPSDYPEFAAFLVERGIDSLSLNPDALLRTVKKVAELEAALPT, translated from the coding sequence ATGCGCTGGATCCGGTTTTTTCACGAGGTGGGCCTGGAGGATGTGCCTTTGGTGGGGGGTAAGAACGCCTCCCTGGGGGAGATGATCCGGGAGCTAAGCCCCCTGGGGGTGAAGGTGCCCGGGGGGTTTGCCACCACCAGCGAGGCCTACTGGTATTTCCTCACGGCCAACGGCCTCAAGGAGGCCATCGTCCAGGAGCTTAAGGACCTGGACCCCGATGACCCCATCCTCCTGGCCCGGGCAAGCCGCCGCCTGAGAAACCTGATCCTGAAGGGGGAATATCCCGAGGACCTGGAGGAGGAGATCCGCCAGGCCTACCAAACGCTTTCCCAGGAAGCCGGGGAGGAAGCCCTCCCTGTAGCCGTGCGCAGCAGCGCCACCGCCGAGGACCTCCCCACCGCCAGCTTCGCCGGGCAGCAGGAGAGCTACCTCTATGTGCAAGGGGAGGAGGAACTCCTCCTTCATGTGAAGCGGGCCATGGCGAGCCTCTTCACCGCCAGGGCCATCAGCTACCGGGCCCACATGGGGTTTGACCACCTGAAGGTGGCCCTCTCCGTGGGGGTGCAGCGCATGGTGCGGGCGGACACCGCCAGTAGCGGGGTCATCTTCACCCTGGACCCCGACACCGGCCACCCGGGCTTCGTCTACATCACCGCCATCTGGGGACTGGGGGAGAACATCGTCCAGGGGCGGGTGGGACCCGACGCCTACTACGTGCACAAGGAAACCCTTAAAGCCGGCTACCGGGCCTTGGTCCACAAAAAGCTCGGCCCTAAGGAACTTACCCTGGCCTTTGACCCCAGGGAGGGCCGCCTGAAAAACCGCCCCACCCCGCCCTACCTCCGGAACCAGTTCGCCCTTTCCGACGAAGAAGTCCTCCTCCTCGCGGACTGGTCCTTGAAGATCGAAGAACACTACAGCCAAAAGCGGGGGGCTCCCACCCCCATGGACATCGAGTGGGCCAAAGACGGACCTACGGGAGAGCTTTTCATCCTGCAGGCCCGGCCCGAAACCGTGCACTCCCAGAAGGCCCCCCTCCTCAGGGTCTACCGCCTTCAGGAGCGGGGGGAGGTCCTGGCGGAGGGCCTGGCGGTGGGGGAGGCCATCGCCACGGGCAGGGCCCGGGTGCTCAAGGACCCCAAGGAGATGGAGCGCTTCGGGGAGGGAGAGGTGCTGGTCACCGAAACCACCAACCCCGACTGGGAGCCCATCATGAAGAAGGCGGCGGCCATCGTCACGGAACGGGGCGGGCGCACCTCCCACGCGGCCATCGTGGCCCGGGAGCTGGGGGTACCGGCGGTGGTGGGGGCGGTGGGGGCCACCCGGCTTATTCCCGAGGGGGAAGAGGTCACGGTCTCCTGCGCTGAGGGGGAGGTGGGGCGCGTCTACCGCGGGGCCCTGGCCTTTGAGGTGGAGGAGGTACGCCCGGAAACCCTCCCCAGGACCCGGACCCGGATCCTGGTCAACGTGGGTACCCCGGAGGAGGCCCTAAGGGTAAGCCTCCTGCCCACGGACGGGGTGGGGCTATTGCGCATGGAGTTCGTCTTCGCCAGCCACGTGCGCATCCACCCCCTGGCCCTAACCCGTTTCGAAACCCTGCCCGAGAAGGTGCGGCGCCAGGTGGAGGAGCTCACCGAAGCCTACCCCGACAAAAGGGCCTACTTCGTGGATACCTTAGCCCAGGGGATCGGCCTCATCGCCGCGGCCTTTTACCCCAGGCCCGTCCTCCTGCGCTTTTCCGACTTCAAGACCAACGAGTACGCCCGCCTCGTCGGGGGGCACCTCTTTGAGCCCAAGGAGGAAAACCCCATGCTGGGCTGGCGGGGGGCAAGCCGCTACTACCACCCGGACTACAAGGAGGGCTTCCTCCTCGAGGTGGCGGCGGTCAAGAAGGTGCGGGAGGAGATGGGCCTCAAGAACCTCATGGTGATGGTGCCCTTCTGCCGCACCCCCGAGGAAGGGGCCAGGGTTTTAGAGGTGATGGCGGAGGGGGGCTTGAGGCGGGGGGAAGACGGCCTCGAGGTCTATGTGATGGCGGAGATCCCCTCCAATGTCCTCGAGGCCGAAGCCTTCGCCGAGCTCTTTGACGGCTTCTCCATCGGCTCCAACGACCTCACCCAGCTGGCCCTCGGCCTGGACCGGGACTCCGAGCGGGTGGCCGCCCTCTTCGACGAACGGCGGGAGACCGTCAAGGCCCTCTGCGCCCTCCTCATCGAGAAGGCCCACGCCAAGGGGAAGAAGGTGGGCATCTGCGGCCAGGCCCCTTCCGACTACCCCGAGTTCGCCGCCTTTTTGGTGGAGCGGGGCATCGACTCCCTAAGCCTCAACCCCGACGCCCTCTTGCGCACGGTGAAGAAGGTGGCGGAGCTGGAGGCGGCCCTGCCCACCTAG
- a CDS encoding elongation factor G, whose translation MIPGTSPIRTVALVGHAGSGKTTLTEALLYKTGAKDRMGRVEDGTTTTDYTPEAKLHRTTVRTGVAPLRHKGHRIFLLDAPGYGDFVGEIRGALEAADAALVAVSAENGVQVGTERAWTVAERLGLARMVVVTKLDKGGDYYALLEDLRATLGHILPIDLPLFEGGRWVGLIDVFHGKAYRYQNGGEVEVPLPEGEKERAERFRQEVLEAIVETDEALLEKYLEGEEVTGEALERAFHEAVRQGLLYPVALASGTEGIGVLPLLDLILEALPSPEERFGQGPALAKVFKVQVDPFMGQVAYVRLYRGRLKPGDILQSEAGPVRLPHLYVPMGKDLLEVEEAEGGFVLGLPKAENLHRGMVLWQGERPESEEVPFARLPEPNVPVAIRPKGRTDEAKLGEALRKLLEEDPSLKLERQEETGEFLLWGHGELHLTTAKERLSDYGVEVEFSVPKVPYRETIRKVAEGQGKYKKQTGGHGQYGDVWLRLEPAPEYSFEWRITGGVIPSKYQEAIEEGILEAAKKGVLAGYPVMGFKAIIYNGSYHEVDSSDLAFQIAASMAFKKVMELASPVLLEPIYQIKVIAPQERVGDILSDLQARRGRILGMEQEGALAAVRAEVPLAEVLEYYKALPSLTGGAGAYTLEFSHYAEVPPHLAQKIVQERKSAEEG comes from the coding sequence ATGATCCCAGGAACCTCTCCCATCCGCACCGTGGCCCTGGTGGGCCACGCGGGAAGCGGCAAAACCACCCTCACCGAAGCGCTTCTCTACAAAACCGGAGCCAAGGACCGGATGGGCCGGGTGGAGGACGGCACCACCACCACCGACTACACCCCCGAGGCCAAGCTCCACCGCACCACGGTGCGCACCGGGGTAGCCCCCCTGCGCCACAAGGGCCACCGCATCTTCCTCCTGGACGCCCCCGGCTACGGGGATTTCGTGGGGGAGATCAGGGGGGCTTTGGAGGCCGCCGACGCCGCTTTGGTGGCCGTATCCGCGGAGAATGGGGTACAGGTGGGCACGGAAAGGGCCTGGACCGTGGCCGAGAGGCTGGGCCTGGCCCGCATGGTGGTGGTCACCAAGCTGGACAAGGGAGGGGATTACTACGCCCTTTTGGAGGACCTCCGGGCCACCCTGGGCCACATCCTGCCCATCGACCTGCCCCTTTTCGAAGGCGGGCGCTGGGTGGGGCTCATCGACGTCTTCCACGGCAAGGCCTACCGCTACCAGAACGGGGGGGAAGTGGAAGTGCCCCTGCCTGAGGGGGAGAAGGAGCGCGCCGAGCGCTTCCGCCAGGAGGTCCTCGAGGCCATCGTGGAAACCGACGAAGCCCTTCTGGAAAAGTACCTGGAGGGGGAAGAGGTAACCGGGGAGGCCCTGGAGAGGGCCTTCCACGAGGCGGTGCGCCAAGGGCTCCTCTACCCGGTGGCCCTGGCCTCGGGCACGGAGGGCATCGGGGTTTTGCCCCTTCTGGACCTCATCCTGGAGGCCCTGCCCTCCCCTGAGGAGCGCTTCGGGCAAGGCCCCGCCCTGGCCAAGGTCTTCAAGGTCCAAGTGGACCCCTTCATGGGCCAGGTGGCTTACGTGCGCCTCTACCGGGGCCGGCTGAAGCCGGGGGACATCTTGCAAAGCGAGGCGGGGCCGGTGCGCCTCCCCCACCTCTACGTGCCCATGGGCAAGGACCTCCTGGAGGTGGAGGAGGCAGAAGGCGGCTTTGTCCTGGGCCTGCCCAAGGCGGAGAACCTGCACCGGGGGATGGTCCTGTGGCAAGGAGAGAGGCCAGAGAGCGAGGAGGTGCCCTTCGCCCGCCTGCCCGAACCCAACGTGCCCGTGGCCATCCGGCCCAAGGGCAGGACCGACGAGGCCAAGCTGGGGGAGGCCCTGAGGAAGCTTCTGGAGGAGGACCCCAGCCTCAAGCTGGAGCGCCAGGAGGAGACGGGGGAGTTCCTGCTTTGGGGGCACGGGGAGCTTCATCTCACCACCGCCAAAGAACGCCTTTCCGACTACGGGGTGGAGGTGGAGTTTTCCGTGCCCAAGGTCCCCTACCGGGAAACCATCCGCAAGGTGGCCGAGGGCCAGGGCAAGTACAAGAAGCAGACCGGGGGCCACGGCCAGTACGGGGACGTGTGGCTCCGCCTGGAGCCCGCCCCCGAGTACAGCTTCGAGTGGCGCATCACCGGCGGCGTCATCCCCAGCAAGTACCAGGAGGCCATTGAGGAAGGGATCCTCGAGGCGGCCAAGAAGGGGGTCTTGGCAGGCTACCCGGTGATGGGCTTCAAGGCCATCATCTACAACGGTTCCTACCACGAGGTGGACTCCAGTGACCTCGCCTTTCAGATCGCCGCCAGCATGGCCTTCAAGAAGGTGATGGAGCTGGCAAGCCCGGTTCTTCTGGAACCCATCTACCAGATCAAGGTGATCGCCCCCCAGGAGCGGGTGGGGGATATCCTCTCCGACCTCCAGGCCCGCAGGGGGCGCATCCTGGGCATGGAGCAGGAGGGGGCCCTGGCGGCGGTACGGGCCGAGGTGCCCCTGGCAGAGGTTTTGGAGTACTACAAGGCCCTCCCCAGCCTCACCGGGGGGGCAGGGGCCTACACCCTGGAGTTCAGCCACTACGCGGAGGTGCCCCCCCACTTGGCGCAGAAGATCGTGCAGGAGCGCAAGAGCGCCGAGGAAGGGTAA
- a CDS encoding inositol monophosphatase family protein, which yields MIGRKHPLFPYLEAMLEAAHLAQGIHRYYLERGFTQGTKSGPTDLVTQADREAEEAIKELLLSRFPEAGFLGEEGGSEGGKTLRFIVDPLDGTVNYAHGFPFYGVSLALEVEGQVQVGVVLDTSRGEAFYAVRGEGAYLNGRPIRVTERRELLGSLLATGFPYDVAKDPENLTYFQRALSKGLLVRRPGAAALDLVYVAAGRLDGFWEVKLNPWDVAAGWLIVEEAGGRVTDLEGKPYRLGHRYIVATNGHIHEALIQTLLAQG from the coding sequence GTGATCGGCAGGAAGCACCCCCTCTTTCCCTACCTCGAGGCCATGCTGGAGGCCGCCCACCTGGCCCAGGGCATCCACCGCTACTACCTGGAACGGGGCTTCACCCAAGGCACCAAGTCCGGCCCCACCGACCTGGTGACCCAGGCGGACCGGGAGGCGGAGGAGGCCATCAAGGAGCTTCTCCTCTCCCGCTTCCCCGAGGCGGGCTTCCTGGGGGAGGAGGGAGGCAGCGAGGGCGGTAAGACCCTGCGCTTCATCGTGGACCCCTTGGACGGCACGGTGAACTACGCCCACGGCTTCCCCTTCTATGGGGTTTCCCTCGCCTTGGAGGTGGAGGGACAGGTCCAGGTGGGGGTGGTGCTGGACACCAGCCGGGGGGAGGCCTTCTATGCGGTGCGGGGCGAAGGGGCCTACCTCAACGGGAGGCCCATCCGGGTCACGGAGCGGAGGGAGCTTCTGGGAAGCCTCCTCGCCACCGGGTTTCCCTACGACGTGGCCAAGGATCCGGAGAACCTCACCTATTTCCAGCGGGCCCTTTCCAAGGGGCTTCTGGTGCGGCGCCCCGGGGCTGCCGCCTTGGACCTGGTCTACGTGGCCGCAGGGCGGCTGGACGGCTTCTGGGAGGTGAAGCTCAACCCTTGGGATGTAGCTGCGGGCTGGCTCATCGTGGAGGAGGCGGGCGGTCGGGTCACGGACCTGGAGGGGAAGCCTTACCGCCTGGGCCACCGCTACATCGTGGCCACCAACGGCCACATCCACGAGGCCCTCATCCAGACCCTCCTGGCCCAGGGCTAG
- a CDS encoding sensor histidine kinase has translation MTLRTRITLLTAGLLLATLLVLGLALEGLLRSFLYRNLRLELLEASNQVVRLLNLGGQALLEAGLPAGLYAELQLLPEEDPALLAREGGISLQKSPALGSQRLLLKEADYRALLKQGEVWAHAELPREGPPLRLLVYARRVEVNLSGTTWKGLLLVGRPEDSLESTLAQFARIYAGTALLVLLLSILLARNLVARALEPLEWVARRAEAISERPEALPEPEGKDEVAALVRALNGMLSRMQKAFEAQTRFLQDASHELRTPLTAILGHVGYLLRRTPLTQAQRESLEVVKREAERMGKLVADLLELSQSGTWRVEPVPVRVLDLLEEVREEFAKSFEGTIEVEAPPELWVRGDPDRLHQVLANLLSNALKAKARRIRLKAFDLGEKVVVRVEDDGEGIPQEHLPHLFERFYRVDKARDRERGGSGLGLAIVKAILEAHGGEIWVESEVGQGTAFSFALPSAAPPPPPR, from the coding sequence ATGACCCTGCGCACCCGCATCACCCTCCTCACCGCAGGCCTCCTCCTCGCCACCCTGCTGGTTTTGGGGCTGGCCCTCGAGGGCCTTCTCCGAAGCTTCCTCTACCGCAACCTGCGCCTGGAGCTTCTGGAGGCCAGCAACCAGGTGGTGCGCCTCCTCAACCTGGGAGGGCAGGCCCTCCTGGAAGCCGGGCTTCCCGCAGGCCTCTACGCCGAGCTCCAGCTCCTCCCCGAGGAAGACCCGGCCCTTTTGGCCAGGGAGGGGGGCATCAGCCTGCAGAAAAGCCCGGCCCTGGGGAGCCAGCGCCTCCTCCTGAAGGAGGCCGACTACCGCGCCCTCCTGAAGCAGGGAGAGGTCTGGGCCCACGCCGAGCTTCCCCGGGAAGGCCCGCCCCTGCGCCTTCTGGTCTACGCCCGCCGGGTGGAGGTGAACCTCTCGGGCACCACGTGGAAGGGGCTCCTCCTGGTGGGGCGCCCGGAAGACAGCCTGGAAAGCACCCTGGCCCAGTTTGCCCGCATCTACGCGGGCACGGCCCTCCTGGTCCTTCTCCTCTCCATCCTCCTGGCCCGGAACCTGGTGGCCCGGGCCCTGGAGCCCTTGGAATGGGTGGCAAGGCGGGCCGAGGCCATCTCCGAACGTCCCGAAGCCTTGCCCGAGCCAGAGGGGAAGGACGAGGTGGCGGCTTTGGTACGGGCCTTAAACGGCATGCTCTCCCGCATGCAAAAGGCCTTTGAAGCCCAAACCCGCTTCCTTCAGGACGCCTCCCACGAGCTCCGCACCCCCCTCACCGCCATCCTGGGGCACGTGGGCTACCTCCTGCGCCGCACCCCCCTCACCCAGGCCCAGCGGGAGAGCCTGGAGGTGGTGAAGCGGGAGGCGGAGCGCATGGGGAAGCTGGTCGCTGACCTCCTGGAGCTCTCCCAGAGCGGCACCTGGCGGGTGGAGCCCGTGCCCGTGAGGGTGTTGGACCTCCTGGAGGAGGTCAGGGAAGAGTTCGCCAAGAGCTTCGAGGGGACGATCGAGGTGGAGGCCCCCCCGGAGCTCTGGGTGCGGGGCGACCCGGACCGGCTCCACCAGGTCCTGGCCAACCTGCTGTCCAACGCCCTCAAGGCCAAGGCCCGGCGCATCCGGCTCAAGGCCTTTGACCTGGGGGAGAAGGTGGTGGTGCGGGTGGAGGACGACGGGGAGGGCATCCCCCAGGAGCACCTCCCCCACCTCTTCGAGCGCTTCTACCGGGTGGACAAGGCCCGGGACCGGGAGCGGGGGGGGTCGGGGCTGGGCCTCGCCATCGTGAAGGCCATCCTCGAGGCCCACGGGGGGGAGATCTGGGTGGAAAGCGAGGTGGGCCAGGGCACGGCCTTCAGCTTCGCTCTCCCTTCAGCCGCGCCACCGCCTCCTCCACGGTGA